The proteins below are encoded in one region of uncultured Eubacteriales bacterium:
- a CDS encoding hypothetical protein (Evidence 5 : No homology to any previously reported sequences), whose protein sequence is MKFWGDSCGFWVDKRVGIWYYNFRIWLEFGRGEMSEWFKEPVLKTGDSKEPWVRIPLSPPSFLRLDAKVNMLN, encoded by the coding sequence TTGAAATTTTGGGGCGATTCTTGCGGATTTTGGGTTGACAAGCGAGTCGGAATATGGTATTATAACTTTCGCATTTGGTTGGAGTTCGGACGTGGAGAGATGTCCGAGTGGTTTAAGGAGCCGGTCTTGAAAACCGGTGACTCGAAAGAGCCGTGGGTTCGAATCCCACTCTCTCCGCCATCTTTTTTAAGGCTGGATGCGAAAGTAAATATGCTCAATTGA
- a CDS encoding conserved hypothetical protein (Evidence 4 : Homologs of previously reported genes of unknown function), with translation MNQIIKNLETGKLELHFEKTEYAALTDSQKADLKSAYLWSNYGKCWVSRAKEPNTYRAERVAEKLGFSGIEKTGERLTYAEQLERKAEKAEARADRYEEYAANAAQRGNALQKPLESMRGDIAFFTQPIIAGHSGSQAFARRRERMYAQYGRGIEEHKKSAYYQERAATARETAGNAKLKDRVYLDNRIKECNKSLRDLQKSIVAIEENIYKLQQGEEIKSWNGSYLTINGQESRLEETLDRYEVWQDKLNFFEDCMNSIGGVSFSKENIKVGYIVEVARWGNCEITSAGPVNVTYKILADWATGGCLTDSYAAIVSIIKAQEKKSAIDNPFNVGDIVTKNRMGDDSVYRAYQVIKATEKSVQIQEISVTNGTPQPNEFTLGSKPMLRKITKSKFSDFVGIYDGDWQLHKF, from the coding sequence ATGAACCAGATTATTAAGAACCTCGAAACTGGAAAGCTCGAACTCCATTTTGAAAAGACCGAATATGCCGCGCTTACTGACAGCCAAAAGGCAGACCTAAAAAGTGCCTACCTATGGAGCAACTACGGGAAATGCTGGGTCAGCCGTGCGAAGGAACCAAACACCTACCGGGCAGAGCGTGTGGCCGAAAAACTGGGATTCTCCGGCATTGAAAAAACTGGGGAGCGCCTAACCTATGCAGAGCAGCTTGAACGCAAGGCCGAGAAAGCCGAGGCCCGTGCCGATCGCTACGAAGAGTATGCCGCAAACGCTGCACAGCGCGGAAACGCCCTTCAAAAGCCGCTTGAATCCATGCGCGGCGATATCGCATTTTTCACGCAGCCGATCATCGCCGGACATTCCGGTTCCCAGGCATTCGCACGGCGCCGGGAACGGATGTATGCGCAGTATGGGCGCGGCATCGAAGAGCACAAGAAAAGCGCCTATTACCAGGAACGAGCCGCCACGGCCAGGGAAACGGCAGGAAACGCCAAACTAAAAGACCGGGTATATCTCGACAACCGCATCAAGGAGTGCAACAAGAGCCTAAGAGACCTACAAAAGAGCATCGTAGCCATTGAGGAAAATATATACAAACTTCAACAGGGAGAAGAAATCAAGTCATGGAACGGGTCCTATCTGACGATCAACGGGCAAGAATCGCGCCTGGAGGAAACACTTGACCGTTACGAAGTATGGCAGGATAAGCTAAATTTCTTTGAGGATTGCATGAACAGTATTGGCGGCGTGAGTTTCTCAAAAGAAAATATCAAAGTTGGCTATATCGTGGAAGTTGCCCGCTGGGGCAATTGCGAAATCACCAGCGCCGGGCCGGTCAACGTCACTTATAAAATCCTCGCGGACTGGGCAACGGGCGGTTGTCTTACCGACAGCTACGCTGCCATCGTCAGCATCATTAAGGCTCAGGAGAAAAAATCCGCAATCGACAACCCTTTCAACGTCGGAGATATCGTCACGAAGAACCGCATGGGAGACGACAGTGTCTACCGCGCCTATCAAGTAATAAAGGCCACCGAGAAAAGTGTTCAGATTCAGGAAATTTCCGTTACCAATGGGACGCCGCAGCCGAACGAATTTACCCTCGGCAGCAAACCTATGCTTAGGAAAATTACAAAGAGCAAGTTCAGCGACTTTGTCGGTATCTACGACGGCGATTGGCAACTTCATAAATTCTGA
- a CDS encoding Toxin-antitoxin system, antitoxin component, ribbon-helix-helix domain protein: MSTEAKRQGNRRYLEKMEQITIRFPEGSKDKIKAAAEKEGVSLNAFVVSAVEEKIDTERSKTAKK; this comes from the coding sequence ATGTCTACTGAGGCAAAGCGCCAGGGGAACCGGCGCTACCTGGAGAAAATGGAGCAGATCACAATCCGATTTCCTGAAGGCAGCAAAGACAAGATTAAGGCCGCCGCAGAGAAAGAGGGAGTCAGCCTAAACGCATTTGTCGTCTCCGCTGTGGAGGAAAAAATAGACACAGAGCGGAGTAAAACAGCAAAAAAATAG
- a CDS encoding hypothetical protein (Evidence 5 : No homology to any previously reported sequences), producing MYHCVSNVNLNNMRNPVNLL from the coding sequence GTGTATCACTGCGTATCTAACGTCAATTTGAATAATATGAGAAACCCCGTCAATCTGTTGTAA
- a CDS encoding conserved hypothetical protein (Evidence 4 : Homologs of previously reported genes of unknown function), which yields MKTNSRSNGRGQDWRKGQLKYTREELETRVKQYFDYCDENGRKYTKPGLILYLDISEDTFDNWLNNDGGKYTELFGVLKRAMVRMRDDLEQRGDTMSLFRLKQACYGGYSDRPTEDSGQGIKVAVSFGAGDGKVAIEYGK from the coding sequence TTGAAAACTAACAGTAGGAGTAACGGTAGAGGTCAAGACTGGAGAAAAGGACAACTTAAATACACCAGGGAAGAGTTAGAAACACGAGTTAAACAGTATTTTGATTACTGTGATGAAAACGGAAGAAAGTATACAAAACCTGGTTTAATACTGTATTTAGACATATCTGAAGATACTTTTGACAATTGGCTTAACAATGATGGAGGCAAATATACAGAGCTGTTCGGCGTCTTAAAAAGGGCAATGGTCCGAATGCGTGACGATCTGGAGCAACGAGGGGACACGATGAGCCTATTTCGGCTCAAACAGGCGTGTTATGGCGGATATTCGGACAGGCCGACTGAGGACAGCGGCCAGGGCATCAAAGTGGCGGTCTCTTTTGGTGCTGGAGACGGGAAAGTGGCCATTGAATACGGAAAATAA
- a CDS encoding hypothetical protein (Evidence 5 : No homology to any previously reported sequences), translating into MARVFAASIEHQAGLRGTCAGVCVPTCTTSQQVTGWGHGVAEKRVGVNSGGVGVFTQPNDTMQKDANNDAIWEKEAWYEPHSR; encoded by the coding sequence TTGGCGCGGGTGTTTGCCGCCTCAATCGAGCACCAGGCGGGCCTGCGTGGGACCTGTGCCGGCGTGTGTGTGCCTACCTGTACCACAAGCCAGCAAGTGACCGGGTGGGGGCACGGGGTAGCGGAAAAACGGGTGGGGGTCAACAGCGGGGGCGTAGGGGTATTTACACAGCCCAACGACACAATGCAAAAAGACGCCAACAACGACGCCATATGGGAGAAGGAGGCGTGGTATGAACCGCATTCGAGATGA
- a CDS encoding hypothetical protein (Evidence 5 : No homology to any previously reported sequences), translating to MGLLYLLSYNGIKPGQSHMTVAG from the coding sequence GTGGGGTTGCTCTACCTACTGAGCTACAATGGCATAAAACCCGGCCAGAGCCACATGACCGTGGCCGGGTAA
- a CDS encoding conserved hypothetical protein (Evidence 4 : Homologs of previously reported genes of unknown function), which translates to MAQRGRPRKAVKGEIVLDLGVPNDKQAKFLTSTVRYTAYGGARGGGKSWAVRAKGAAGALYYPGIKILMLRRTYPELENTIIRPLIELLNTAAIDGKPAGDKLFTYNGTLRTLFFANGSMIKFGHLQSANAITEYQGQEYDWIFMDEATHFTEWEFRTLAATLRGVNKIPKRMYLTCNPGGVGHMWVKRLFVTREFLKEENPKDYLFIKATVEDNKALMDNSPDYIQMLELLPDDLRAAHRYGDWDAMAGQFFAEFKRETHVIKPFVVPQEWIRYRAIDYGLDMFACLWVAVDFEGRAWVYREVQQSGLIVSDAAALMRSLTLQDERIAYTIAPPDLWSTQKDTGRTMAEVFTVNGVGLVKANNSRVQGWLTLKEYLKPVWDGRPGLLVSEDCVGLIRNLPALQHSDKNPSDCATEPHDITHICDALRYFVQFRTLGSIRQEVREDADEEMEDYEEAMTGGEVDESYLMA; encoded by the coding sequence ATGGCTCAGAGAGGGAGACCGCGCAAAGCGGTAAAGGGCGAAATCGTACTTGACTTAGGCGTGCCGAATGACAAGCAGGCCAAGTTTTTAACCTCAACGGTGCGGTATACGGCTTACGGAGGCGCGCGGGGCGGCGGCAAGAGCTGGGCGGTGCGCGCGAAGGGAGCGGCGGGTGCGCTGTACTATCCTGGCATCAAGATACTGATGCTGCGGCGTACCTACCCGGAGCTGGAGAATACTATCATACGGCCACTCATTGAGCTTTTGAATACCGCCGCCATTGACGGGAAACCGGCTGGTGACAAGCTCTTTACCTACAATGGTACTTTACGCACTCTGTTCTTCGCCAATGGGTCAATGATTAAGTTCGGGCACTTGCAGAGCGCCAATGCTATCACGGAATACCAAGGCCAGGAATACGACTGGATTTTCATGGATGAGGCAACTCACTTCACCGAGTGGGAGTTCCGTACTTTGGCGGCGACGCTGCGTGGCGTGAACAAAATACCCAAGCGTATGTATCTCACCTGTAACCCTGGCGGGGTGGGGCATATGTGGGTAAAACGGCTCTTCGTAACGAGGGAGTTCCTGAAGGAGGAAAACCCCAAGGACTACCTATTCATCAAGGCAACAGTGGAGGATAACAAGGCTTTGATGGACAATTCCCCAGACTATATCCAGATGCTCGAGCTGCTGCCGGACGATCTACGGGCGGCGCATCGATACGGCGACTGGGACGCAATGGCGGGACAGTTCTTTGCTGAGTTCAAGCGAGAGACGCACGTTATCAAACCGTTTGTGGTTCCGCAGGAATGGATCAGATACAGAGCCATCGACTACGGCCTAGATATGTTCGCCTGTCTATGGGTGGCGGTGGACTTCGAGGGGCGGGCTTGGGTGTACCGGGAGGTGCAGCAGTCAGGGCTTATCGTCTCCGATGCCGCCGCGCTGATGCGCAGTCTGACGCTGCAGGACGAGAGAATTGCCTATACCATTGCGCCGCCAGACCTGTGGAGCACACAGAAGGACACAGGCAGGACCATGGCGGAGGTGTTCACAGTGAACGGCGTTGGCCTTGTAAAGGCCAATAATAGCCGCGTCCAAGGGTGGCTTACCCTGAAGGAGTACTTAAAGCCCGTGTGGGACGGTAGGCCGGGGCTCCTGGTAAGTGAAGATTGCGTGGGGCTCATTCGCAATCTGCCCGCACTCCAGCACAGCGATAAAAACCCTTCAGACTGCGCCACGGAACCACATGACATCACTCACATTTGCGACGCACTTCGCTATTTCGTGCAGTTCCGCACGTTGGGATCAATCCGGCAGGAAGTGCGAGAGGACGCAGATGAGGAGATGGAGGACTACGAAGAGGCTATGACCGGCGGAGAGGTAGACGAGAGCTATTTAATGGCCTAA
- a CDS encoding exported hypothetical protein (Evidence 5 : No homology to any previously reported sequences), whose amino-acid sequence MLEVLMVLTVVNTALAAAALTMGVMGGRRDRRAGDAPPDREDDEAEEKRPFKLSDAKLQEGINNLMGYEVGGKRGEEE is encoded by the coding sequence ATGCTGGAAGTTTTAATGGTTCTGACAGTGGTTAATACGGCCCTGGCCGCCGCCGCGCTGACAATGGGCGTGATGGGTGGGAGAAGGGACAGGCGCGCCGGGGACGCCCCGCCTGACAGGGAAGACGATGAGGCCGAGGAAAAGAGGCCTTTCAAGCTCTCCGACGCCAAGCTGCAGGAGGGAATCAACAATCTGATGGGCTATGAGGTGGGAGGCAAGCGGGGTGAGGAAGAGTGA